A genomic segment from Pseudomonas sp. S09G 359 encodes:
- a CDS encoding endonuclease/exonuclease/phosphatase family protein encodes MTRLLRMTLLGLLIVAGLLAALIYNLTWRPAAKETLPVSCVAPRAPTLLPGQALKVMTWNVQYLAGKNYVFWYDTADGSGPDDRPTVEDMAASLDEVARVIRDEQPDILLLQELDENAKPSHYQDQLALLQERLVDLYPCSAQTFDWKADFVPDRHIFGSVGRKLATLSRYQIEHAERLQLPAPEANFISRQFQPKSALLLTYLPLSDGGQLAVLNTRLDGDAPGRSAVLEQVQTTVKLLDKFEGRGTPWLIGGDFNLLPLGQFLRLDADKRGQYSPDSELHLLWDKYPMIPSNSESSGIDRAKWLTHFPNDPSLDGPDRTLDYLFYSPRIKRVEAKVRQDDTLRISNHLPVIARFLLPAAQ; translated from the coding sequence ATGACCCGTTTATTGCGCATGACCTTGCTGGGCCTGCTGATCGTTGCAGGCCTGCTCGCGGCCCTGATCTACAACCTGACCTGGCGCCCCGCTGCCAAGGAAACCTTGCCCGTAAGTTGCGTCGCGCCACGCGCGCCCACCCTGCTGCCGGGGCAGGCGCTCAAGGTGATGACCTGGAACGTGCAATACCTGGCCGGCAAGAACTATGTGTTCTGGTACGACACCGCCGACGGCAGCGGCCCGGACGACCGCCCCACCGTGGAAGACATGGCCGCCAGCCTGGACGAAGTGGCGCGGGTGATTCGCGACGAACAACCGGACATTCTGCTGCTGCAGGAACTCGACGAAAACGCCAAGCCCTCCCACTACCAGGACCAGCTGGCGTTGCTCCAGGAGCGCCTGGTCGACCTCTACCCCTGCAGCGCCCAGACCTTCGACTGGAAAGCCGACTTCGTGCCCGACCGCCATATCTTCGGCAGTGTCGGGCGCAAGCTGGCCACCCTGAGCCGCTACCAGATCGAACACGCCGAGCGCCTGCAATTGCCGGCCCCGGAGGCCAATTTCATCAGCCGCCAGTTCCAGCCCAAGTCGGCCTTGCTGCTGACCTACCTGCCATTGAGCGATGGCGGCCAACTGGCGGTGCTCAACACCCGCCTGGACGGCGACGCCCCAGGCCGCAGCGCAGTGCTGGAGCAGGTGCAAACCACGGTCAAGTTGCTGGATAAATTCGAAGGGCGTGGCACGCCTTGGCTGATCGGGGGCGATTTCAACCTGTTGCCGCTGGGGCAATTCCTGCGCCTGGATGCCGACAAACGCGGGCAGTACTCGCCGGACAGCGAGCTGCATTTGCTCTGGGATAAATACCCGATGATCCCGAGCAACAGCGAATCCAGCGGCATTGACCGCGCCAAATGGCTGACCCACTTCCCCAACGACCCGAGCCTCGACGGTCCGGATCGCACCTTGGATTACCTGTTCTACAGCCCGCGCATCAAGCGGGTCGAAGCCAAGGTGCGCCAGGACGATACGCTGCGCATCTCCAACCATCTGCCGGTGATTGCGCGCTTCCTGTTGCCCGCCGCGCAGTAG